GGGTGCCGACGCGCTCGCCCAGGTAGCTGGCGTAGAGATAGCGATCCATTTCGACTTTGTGATAAGGCCATTCCGGCAGCTTGTCGAGCCCGATGAGAGGCCGATGCGGATTGTGTTTGAGACTGCGGTTTTCTTTGTAGCTCAAACCGGGAATCGCGGAGAGTGCGCCGCCGTTGTTGAGCACGCGCAGCAATTCCAGCAGCGTTTGCTCGCCCTGGCTGTGAATGCAAAAGTCGACATAGTCTTCGCGCAGGCAGGTGTCGGTGTGCTGCGAAGGGAAATAGCCGCCCCAGATGATCGGCAGGTGCGGCAGGGCGCGCTTGATCTGTTGCGTCTGCGGCACGGCATGATTCAACTGCGGCCCGGGCATGACGGTAACGCCAAGGGCTTTGGCTTTCTTCTCTTTTGCGACTTGAATGATGCGGCTGACGGGATCGTCCAGCAGATTGCCGTCGACGATTTCATAATCGAATTCACCTTCCAGCAGCGCGGCCACCGCGAGCAGCGACATGGGCAAATGCGGTTTTTTCGAGGGCGTGCTGGGGGGGTTGTAGAGGATGATCATAGCCTAACATTTGTCCAGATAAGGAAAAAACCGCCCGGGCGCTTGCTCCCGAAGCGTGCACAAATCGAATAAAACGTGTTCTTGTTCATGACGAAGCGCCCGGGCGGTGGTGTATTCTGTCGTACACGATTCACGGCAGCTCGAATTCCGCTACCACCGGCGCGTGATCGGACTCGGGGAAATCCACATCCGTGCGAAATGCGCCGGATTCGTCAGGCAGAATCTCATTGTGAATTTCCGTGCCGCGATAAAACGCGAGCAAAGGCCGCGAGACGAGAATATGATCCAGCATCACGCCCTTTCCCAAATGCAAAAAGCTGTAGCGCGAAGAAGCCGGCACGGAAAGCTCACACGGCGCCAGCACGCGCTGCAGCAACGCCGGATTGCCGGTGTCTTCCACCTGGCCGCGAATGGCATGAACCGGCACGTCGTCAATATCGGCATTGAAATCTCCGGCCGCAACAATGAACGCTTCTTCGTTTGCGGCGAACGCTGTGTCGAAAATCTGATCGATCAGCATGCGCGTTTCCAGCGCCTGGCCGACGCGCTTCATCGACGAAATAAAGTAACCCTCGGCCCAACCTGCCACCGAACGCCATTTATATTGATTGATCTGCTGCCCGGAAACGCTGCTCGGCACCTTTGATTTCAAATGCACGTTGACGACATGAATCTTGCGATTACCACCCAGATCGAGCGTGACGTACAGAATCGGCCGTTCCCAGGTCACCTCTTTCGCCTCCGCTTCTGCGGGAAGCGCCGTCATTTTGCGATAGCGCGGTTCGAGCGCATAGACATGCCGGATTTGCTGTTTGGCGATGACCGGGAAACGGCTGGCCACGACCAGGTTGCGTTCGTCATAGGCTTCATTGTTGGTCGTGAGCGTATGCGCGAGATGATAACCCGCATAAGGCGTGTTTTGCAGTATTTGCTGCAGCGCCAGCACTTGCCGCGGCTGCCCGGCCTGTTCCTGGCCGTTGACTTCTTGAAAACAAAGAACGTCGGCGCGCAAGCGCTGCAATTGCGGCCGCATCACGGCGATGCGATCCGCCAGGCTGGGCGATTGCCCCGGCTTGTCATCGAGGTTCTCCAGGTTGAACGTCACAATCCGAAGTGAAGTTGGCATGAGTACGTCCCCTTTCCTGGTGATAAGAAACCGGTTTGCACCCGGCGGCAGAATCCCGCTTATGCGCTTGCCGCGGGTCTGAGCCATTCCACCAAACGCTTTTCAATCGGAAATTTGTAGAAATCCCTTTCGCAGCGCCAGCGCGCGAGGCGCTTGAGCGGCCACTTCAATAAACTACCCTTCTCCGACCAGGCGAAGCGCTGATAGAATTTGAAGCGCTGCACGCGCTCCCATTTTTCTTGCGGCACCCACGGGCCGTAGGATTCGACATAATCAAAGGCCGCCCACTGTTCTAGTGTTTGCGGCATGGGATAGCCGCTGGCGCGCACCAGATCGGCAATCGGCGAGCCGGGATAGGGTTGATAGAAAAAAATCACGGTCTCGAATTTCGGGCTCATGGCGCGCAGATGCTTGACCGCCTGCAAACTCGCCTCGACGCTCTGCGGCGATTCCTGCGGGAAGCCAACGATGAATGGAAATATCGCGCCGAGATCGAAACGCTTGCAGCGCTCCGCGGTTGCAAAAACCTGTTCGAGCGTAATGTCTTTCTTCAGCCAATTCAGTGTCTGTTGGTCGCCGGATTCCACGCCGATCATCACGCGGCGCAAGCCGGAGCGCTTGCACAGGGCAAAGAGATCATCGGACATGCGCACGCCCTGATCCGCGCGCAGCGTGCCGGCCCAACTGAATTTCAGATTGCGCCGCAGGAACTCTTCGGCAATGGCGGCAACGCGATCGGCGTGAGTAAAGAACGTTTCGTCTTGAAAGTTGAGATCATCGAAAGGAAAACGCTGCCAGAGATATTCGAGTTCTTCGCCCATGCGTGCCGGCGCGATCGCGTTCCACTTGCGCTTGAAGACGTAAGGATCGGCGCAAAACGCGCAGCGGAAATGGCAGCCAATCGAAGAGATGTAATCGAGCTGGCGTTGATTTTTGCGACGATAATATTCCTCCACCGGAATCAATTCGTAGCGCGCCGGCGAAAAATCATTCATCTCGCGCAGCGGCCGGGCAGGATTCTGATGAATCGCGGCGCCCTCACGAAAAGCAATGCCGGCAACCGATTGCAGGCTCTCTCTTGCGGCAAGTTTCTCAACTAGCTCGCGAAACGTCTCTTCGCCCTGGCCTTGCACGGTGATGTCGACGGACGATTCGGACAAACAATCCGTCGGAAAAAGCGAAGGATGCCAGCCGCCCCAGACGACTGGCAAATCCGGGCGCAGCGTTTTGACGGCGCGCGAAACCTGCAGCGCATCGCGAATCGGCGCGCCGGTGAGCACGGAGAGGCCCAGGCAAAGGGCATCCTGCAGATGTGGTTGCAGGGCGGCCATGGAATCGCCCTCCAAACGGCCGTCAATAATGATCACTTCATAGCGCGCCGGGTCGAGGTGCGAGGCAATCGCCAGCAAACCCAACGGCATCGTGAAGAACACGGAGCGAGGATTGTAGAGCAGTATTTTCCGGCGTTGTGATTTCACGGTTATGAGATTGGTGCAAGGCTCGAAGATTATCGGCGGCGGAAGTGCAGCGCGACGTGATCTCCCCAGTTGCGCAGCACGGGCCAGCCGGCAGTCTTTCGTTCAAGCTGCGTGAGGGCGCGGAACCAGGCCGCCCGGCGTGCCAAGCTGCTCAAGTAAGGCGGCGGCACACAGAGTCCGAGACTGAATTGGCGTTCCAACCCAAACCACGGCGCAAAGCAGGCACGAATCTGCGCGGGTGTGAAATAGTAAGTGCGCACGGCGCTGCCCGCGAGATTGACCATGACGCCGTTGTGTCGGGTCCAACGGCGGCCGGCGGCACGGGGCCGGCCGGCCAGCAGATGATATCCGATTTCCCACGGGCACAGCGGCGGCATCACCACGAGGAATGCGGGCGCGCCGGGCCGCAGCACATGCGCCGTTTGTTCGGCAAATCCGCGCAAATCCGCCACACAATTGAGCGCGCCGAAGTTGGAGAACAGGCCGTCGAATTGCGCGTCCGGCACCGCTTGCGCAATTTCCTGCGCCGCGGCTTGAACGAAGCGGACGCGCTGTTCGCAGGCAGCGGCGCGCGCTTTGGCCCGGGCCGCTTGCAGCATGGCCGCCGCCGGCTCCAGTCCCAACACCGTGAAGCCCTGGCGTGCGAAGAAGATCGCATCGGTGCCGGTGCCGCTGCCAATCTCCAGCAGGCGCCGGGCGCCGGCAAAGGCCGGCAGCGCGGCTTGCTGAATGCGCTGCCGCATCCATTGCAGAATGGGATTGCCGGCTTCACCCGCGTCGTAGGCCGAAGCGAGGGCATCAAAGGGAGAAGGCATTGCGGCCTGCCCAATTACGGCCTGTTGCTGGTCAATCATGTGCATGCAGAATTCGATTCGGACTCGGCGTCAGTGCTTGCTGCGTTGCGGCATTGTGCCGGGGAATTTTTCGCCGCGCTTTGCAAAAAGGCCGGCGCCATCCTCGAGCCGGCGCCGGCGCCATCACAGCCAGCAGCTCACTTCCAAGTGGCGAAATAGGCGCTGAGTGCCTCCAACTCGGCTTTGCTGAGCTTCTCGCCGAATTTCGGCATGGTGGAATCTTTCACGAACTTTTGCGGATCGACAAAATGATCATAGAGCCATTTGTAATCGCGTTTGGCGCCGACGCCGGCGAGGGCCGGGCCGGTTTCACTGCCGGCGCCGTGAATGACGTGGCAGTTGCGGCAGGATTCCCGCACCATGATCAATCCCGCGGTCACGAAGTTTTCGGGCGCCGCATCCGCTGCCTGGCGGTGGGCAAGATAGGCAACGAGTGCTTCGCTTTCCTTCTCCAGCATCTTCTTTTTGGCGCGCTCGGACTTGGCCTCGCCCAGCGCGAGCGGCAGATTCAAATCCGTGGCGTGCTTGGCATGTGCCGCCGCCTCGTAATTCTTTTTGATGGCGGTGAATTTTGCTGCGCCCTGGTTGTGGCACTCTCCGCATTTCTTGGCAGTGTAAATGCTGCGGCCGGCCAGGGCGTCAAAGGGCAGGACGGCAGCTTTGTCCTGTGCCCGCAACGCGGTGCCGGCCGGCACCAGCATGAGAAAGGCGAAGGCAAGAAATGTCCGCATGGTTTGCTCCTCCAGAGTTGATGATTCGTTGGCGTTTGTTTGAAAGTATTCCAACCTCGGCTGAGCCGGGGCTTCCCATTCGCCGGTCGTCGTGAAAACGCCCAAGATCTTGATGCAACGGCCAAGCCGCTGCAGGAGCACGTTGTTCAGGAGACCGCAGTGGGGACGAAGATCAGTTGTTGGGTGCGCCTTTGGTGATCCAATCCCGCACCGCCTGAATATCGGTGGCGCTCAGCGCCGAGCCAGGCGGCATGCGGCCGGCAACACCGCCGACGCTGTTGTCGCCGATCAGCTTCAGATAGAGCACACTGTTGTTGGGATTGCCGGGCGCCACTCGCGGCTTGCCATAGGTCGCGGAATTGACATTGACCAGGTTGTTGTAGGCCGCGCCGGCAGCGAGCGACATCGGTGCGCCGCCGCCCGGATGGCAGCCCTGATTGACACAGCGCGGCGTCAATATATTCGCTTGAATGCTTGTGAAGGTGGTCGGGTCAGACGGGGCGGTCGGTGCGGCCAAATCGTGCTGGCAGGCCGCCAAGACAAGGGCAACACTGCAGGCCGCCAGCGCGCGCCAGCCGTACCGTCGCATGGGTTGAAAAGGCATGCTGAATCTCCTTAGAAGGGATAATTGAGAATGCGATAGATGTTGAAGCCCAGGCGGAAATCGCCGTCGGCAAAATCGAGGTTGCCGCCGCTCAAATATTGATTGGTGGTATTGCCGCCGGAGTTGGTGACGAACAAGTGAAAGACGTGGCCGCCGGCTTTGATCTCGAGACCGGCGACGAACGTGTCGTTGAAAATCTGTTTGCCGCCATCGAAGCGGGTGCCGCCCACGGTGAGCGCGGTTTCATCGCCGGAGACAATCGGCACGATCTCCGAGAAAAGCGCGTATTTCTGATTGAACGCGAATTTGCCGCCGAGACCGATGGTGACCAGCGGATCTTCGCCATCCACCGTGACGTTGCCGTTGAGCAGAATGCCCGGCACCACCGCAGCGGAAACCCGCGAGCCGAACTGTTTGGTGATCGGCACTTGGCCGAAGATCGCAAAGCGCTCGCCGTCGGTGCGGCTGAGGTTGCCGGCCGCGGGATTGGCGGGATCCGGAATCCCCTTCAACGTGGCCCAATCAACGCCGGCATAGAGCGCGGCGGAGACCGGCATGGAGCCGTCGGTTTTCTCGCGCAGCAGGCGCCATTTGCCGCCGATCTCAAAGGTGGCATTCAATCCCGAGCGCGCCAGGTTGAGGGAGAAATCATTGGTGAGCGGAAACGCGAGCTGCGTCATCATGAAGGCGCCGCCATCGAGGCCAAACAGTTGATCGAAGCCCTGATCCACGGTGGCTTTGAAGCGATGGGCGATGCGATACATGAACGCGCCTTTTTCCACCGGCTCGGCAGTGGGCAAATTGGCGAGCGACCAGCCATAGAAGGCCTGTGCATATTCCCGTTGCGGCGCTTCGATTTTGATGTCGCTGGCGAGCGAATTGATCCAGGATTCGATGGTCTTGATCTCCTCGGCCGAAAGCGGCGCCGCGCCTTTGGGCATGCGTTCGCCCTTGATGCTGGCCGAACCGCGGAGCTTGCCCATCAGATAGCTGTTGCCGGCATCACCCGGCTTGACGCGCATGAATTTGGGCAGCCCCGAGCTTTTGACAGAGAGGAGGCTGGCCTTGAATCCCTGCTCGGTCAAGTCCAAGCCTTGCGGCGCGGCGGTGCCGGCGTGGCAGCCCGCAAACGCGCATTTGGCCTCGAAGATGTCGAGCACCCGGTCTTCCAGCTCATCCGGACGGTTGGGATAGGCAAATGCCGGTTCAGCAGTGCGGCTGGCCGCGGCAGATTTGATCTCTCCAGCCTGCGTGGGGCGCGCGCCTCCCAGCGCGAGCATCACGCCCAGAGAACATGCCAACCAGCGAGGGCGCAATTGCATCATGACCTCCTCCAAGTTGAGTTCATAAGAGTATCGCAGCGGCAGGCCATGCGGGCGAAAACAGTGCTGCCTGGTCATGCCTGCGCGCTTTCAGGATTTGAACGATTTGGGCCGGGGCTCTCACTTACTGCACGATGATAACGCCGGTCTTTTGCGGATGCACGGTGCAGTAGTAGGGGAATCGTCCGGCTTTGCGAAACGCCACCGCGTGCGTCTCATTGCCTTTCAGGGGCGGCGAGGGAGTGAAGTCGCTCGCCGGGTGCGTGGGCGTGCCGCTGGTGATGTCGTGAATGGCGTTGTCCTTGTTGGTCCATTCCACAGTGGTGCCGATGGGAACGGACAATTCGGACGGGTCGAAGCGCGTGGCCTGGATCCACACTTCGTTATCTCCGCGCGTCGGCTCAAAAGGATTCTGCTGACCGCAGCGCACCAGCAACAGGGCGAGGCCGGCAAGCACCAAGACAACCAGCAGCCGCTTACGAACAGGCATGGCTTTCTTCCCTCACTTCAGGCGCAGCCGGCAGCCTGGCGAGCCAGGGCTGCAGCCGCGCTTCCATTTTTGCTTTGAGCCGGCCGCGATGATCGTTGGTGAACAGCATAATGCGGCCGGATTGCGCCGTGACCGCGCCGGCCGGTAGGTGTTGCGTGCGGCGCTGAATCCGGCGGTGATAGAAAGTGAACACCAGACGCTCGATCCGATCGAATGGCCTGCACGCCAGCACGGCTTCCACGAGGCGCTGCCAGCGCGCCGGCCGGACTTCCGTGCCGGCGGCCGCCAGGGGATGTGCCAGCCGCCGGCTGGCGCTGGCCTGCGGCAGGAATGTCTGGTACCAAGCGTTGGCTGCCATAAACCGGCGAAACGTGCCGGCGCCGCTCAGCGGAAGCAAATAGGCGATTTGATGAGCGACAAAGAAATCCCGTTCCTCCCACGCAAGCCGGCGGTTGCCGATCAAACAATTTAGGCAAATGACGCGGCGCTTGCCCAGCACCTTCATCAGCAGCGCCAGGCTGGCATAGACGGTCCACAAGCGCCGGCTGTCCACGATCAGAAACAAATCGAGATCATCCCCCGCTTGGCCGTTCTCAAAGGCGAGTGCGCCCGAAAGAGCAACCGAGCGCACGAACGGAAATCTCTTGATGAGAGCAAGAATGCCGCGCTGGCGCCGCAGCAAACGCCGGCTGAGCTCCCGCCGTTCCGCGCGAATCTCGGGCAGGCGGCGGCGGTCCGCGAGAAAGAAAAAGCCGCGGGACTCGGCAAGCAGGCCGTGCTGTTGCAGACCGCGCAGGGCCTCGGCGACTTCGGCGAGGGTGGCGCGCACGCCCAGCAGGCCTTCGTGAATCTCATCGAGCGCCAGAGGATAGTCAAACAAATCCGCATATGCCAGGGTTCGCAGTACTGCCTCGGCAACCACCGGTGCCTTCTGTGGACTTGCCGTATGCGAAACCGTGCCATTGCGGCGGGCCTTTGCGGCGGCGCCATTTGCAGGAGGCAGAATGCGAACAGGATTTTCGCGGCGCAGACTTTCGTAAAACGCCACCAACTGCTCGGCCGTATTGCGCCAGGTGAATCGGCGGGCATGCGTGCGGCCATGGTTGCGCAGTTCCTGGCGCAGTTCCTGATGATCAACCAGCTCCGCCATCCGGGCGGCCCAGGCTCCTGGATCATTGGCGCAGAGCGTGGCGCTGTGGCCCGCCAGCTCCCGCATTGCGGAGTTGTCAGCGGCCAGGGCAACGGCGCCACCGGCCATCGCCTCCAGCAGCGGGAAACCGAAGCCTTCATAGTGCGAGGGCAGCACGACCAACTCGGCAGCCTGATAGAGCGCAGGCAAATCTGCCTCGGCCACATAACCCAGCAACCGCACGCGGCCGCGCAGCCGGCAGGCGGCCAATGCCTGCTCGACTTCAGGCGAGCCATTGCCGCGCTGACCGGCGAGCAGGAGTACATGATCGCGCCGGCCGTCCTGACAAAAAGTGCGAAAGGCCGCGAGCAGCATGCCGAGGTTTTTGCGCTTTTCGCACGTTCCCACAAAGAGAAAATAGGGCGCGCCACCGGCGTAATGGCGGCGGATACTCAGTTTGTGCTCCTCCGAAGCCAGGGCAAAGAATTCATGGTGAATGCCCGAGGCAATGGCAGTTACCGCGCCGTTGCGGGAGGGCAGTGACCGTCGGTGGGCAAGACTGCGGTAGTCCCGCGCGGTGGCCTCTGAAACGGCAATGATACGATCGGCGGCATGGGCCGCATGGGTGAGCACGCGCTGAAAATAGAGACGCTTGCCGGTGGGATAGAATTCCGGATGCAGGAACACGCCCATGTCGTGAAAAGTCGAAACCAGGCGAATGCCCGGCTGCGGGCGGGGCAGCGCATAGTGAGTGCCATGCCAGACCTCCAAACGGCGGCGGCGGGCAGAAACGCCCGCGCCGAGATGCTGCCAAAGCAGACGCAGCGGGCGGGGATAATTGGGGAGTTCCACCCGGCGCATGTTGGCCGGCAGGTTCGCAAACTGCGGCGCATCGTGGGCTTTCACAAATATGTAATACTCATGATCGTGATCAAGGCTGGCCAGCCCTCTAATGAGGCCGAGTACGTACCGTCCCGCTCCAGCCAGCGAAGGCGGCAGACAGGTCGCGTCAATTCCTATGCGCAATGTAAACTCGCGGTTTGAGCTTGAAAATGGCGAGTCACCGCCGATCACGGCGCAAAGCGACTCAGGTCAGGTTATCCCTCGCGCACAAAAGCCCCGGCCTCGTTTTCGCTGCCATGCAAAGCACAC
This genomic window from bacterium contains:
- a CDS encoding endonuclease/exonuclease/phosphatase family protein → MPTSLRIVTFNLENLDDKPGQSPSLADRIAVMRPQLQRLRADVLCFQEVNGQEQAGQPRQVLALQQILQNTPYAGYHLAHTLTTNNEAYDERNLVVASRFPVIAKQQIRHVYALEPRYRKMTALPAEAEAKEVTWERPILYVTLDLGGNRKIHVVNVHLKSKVPSSVSGQQINQYKWRSVAGWAEGYFISSMKRVGQALETRMLIDQIFDTAFAANEEAFIVAAGDFNADIDDVPVHAIRGQVEDTGNPALLQRVLAPCELSVPASSRYSFLHLGKGVMLDHILVSRPLLAFYRGTEIHNEILPDESGAFRTDVDFPESDHAPVVAEFELP
- a CDS encoding B12-binding domain-containing radical SAM protein, with amino-acid sequence MKSQRRKILLYNPRSVFFTMPLGLLAIASHLDPARYEVIIIDGRLEGDSMAALQPHLQDALCLGLSVLTGAPIRDALQVSRAVKTLRPDLPVVWGGWHPSLFPTDCLSESSVDITVQGQGEETFRELVEKLAARESLQSVAGIAFREGAAIHQNPARPLREMNDFSPARYELIPVEEYYRRKNQRQLDYISSIGCHFRCAFCADPYVFKRKWNAIAPARMGEELEYLWQRFPFDDLNFQDETFFTHADRVAAIAEEFLRRNLKFSWAGTLRADQGVRMSDDLFALCKRSGLRRVMIGVESGDQQTLNWLKKDITLEQVFATAERCKRFDLGAIFPFIVGFPQESPQSVEASLQAVKHLRAMSPKFETVIFFYQPYPGSPIADLVRASGYPMPQTLEQWAAFDYVESYGPWVPQEKWERVQRFKFYQRFAWSEKGSLLKWPLKRLARWRCERDFYKFPIEKRLVEWLRPAASA
- a CDS encoding class I SAM-dependent methyltransferase yields the protein MPSPFDALASAYDAGEAGNPILQWMRQRIQQAALPAFAGARRLLEIGSGTGTDAIFFARQGFTVLGLEPAAAMLQAARAKARAAACEQRVRFVQAAAQEIAQAVPDAQFDGLFSNFGALNCVADLRGFAEQTAHVLRPGAPAFLVVMPPLCPWEIGYHLLAGRPRAAGRRWTRHNGVMVNLAGSAVRTYYFTPAQIRACFAPWFGLERQFSLGLCVPPPYLSSLARRAAWFRALTQLERKTAGWPVLRNWGDHVALHFRRR
- a CDS encoding cbb3-type cytochrome c oxidase subunit II, whose product is MRTFLAFAFLMLVPAGTALRAQDKAAVLPFDALAGRSIYTAKKCGECHNQGAAKFTAIKKNYEAAAHAKHATDLNLPLALGEAKSERAKKKMLEKESEALVAYLAHRQAADAAPENFVTAGLIMVRESCRNCHVIHGAGSETGPALAGVGAKRDYKWLYDHFVDPQKFVKDSTMPKFGEKLSKAELEALSAYFATWK
- a CDS encoding DUF5777 family beta-barrel protein → MMQLRPRWLACSLGVMLALGGARPTQAGEIKSAAASRTAEPAFAYPNRPDELEDRVLDIFEAKCAFAGCHAGTAAPQGLDLTEQGFKASLLSVKSSGLPKFMRVKPGDAGNSYLMGKLRGSASIKGERMPKGAAPLSAEEIKTIESWINSLASDIKIEAPQREYAQAFYGWSLANLPTAEPVEKGAFMYRIAHRFKATVDQGFDQLFGLDGGAFMMTQLAFPLTNDFSLNLARSGLNATFEIGGKWRLLREKTDGSMPVSAALYAGVDWATLKGIPDPANPAAGNLSRTDGERFAIFGQVPITKQFGSRVSAAVVPGILLNGNVTVDGEDPLVTIGLGGKFAFNQKYALFSEIVPIVSGDETALTVGGTRFDGGKQIFNDTFVAGLEIKAGGHVFHLFVTNSGGNTTNQYLSGGNLDFADGDFRLGFNIYRILNYPF
- a CDS encoding cupredoxin domain-containing protein, whose amino-acid sequence is MPVRKRLLVVLVLAGLALLLVRCGQQNPFEPTRGDNEVWIQATRFDPSELSVPIGTTVEWTNKDNAIHDITSGTPTHPASDFTPSPPLKGNETHAVAFRKAGRFPYYCTVHPQKTGVIIVQ
- a CDS encoding glycosyltransferase family 4 protein, with product MRIGIDATCLPPSLAGAGRYVLGLIRGLASLDHDHEYYIFVKAHDAPQFANLPANMRRVELPNYPRPLRLLWQHLGAGVSARRRRLEVWHGTHYALPRPQPGIRLVSTFHDMGVFLHPEFYPTGKRLYFQRVLTHAAHAADRIIAVSEATARDYRSLAHRRSLPSRNGAVTAIASGIHHEFFALASEEHKLSIRRHYAGGAPYFLFVGTCEKRKNLGMLLAAFRTFCQDGRRDHVLLLAGQRGNGSPEVEQALAACRLRGRVRLLGYVAEADLPALYQAAELVVLPSHYEGFGFPLLEAMAGGAVALAADNSAMRELAGHSATLCANDPGAWAARMAELVDHQELRQELRNHGRTHARRFTWRNTAEQLVAFYESLRRENPVRILPPANGAAAKARRNGTVSHTASPQKAPVVAEAVLRTLAYADLFDYPLALDEIHEGLLGVRATLAEVAEALRGLQQHGLLAESRGFFFLADRRRLPEIRAERRELSRRLLRRQRGILALIKRFPFVRSVALSGALAFENGQAGDDLDLFLIVDSRRLWTVYASLALLMKVLGKRRVICLNCLIGNRRLAWEERDFFVAHQIAYLLPLSGAGTFRRFMAANAWYQTFLPQASASRRLAHPLAAAGTEVRPARWQRLVEAVLACRPFDRIERLVFTFYHRRIQRRTQHLPAGAVTAQSGRIMLFTNDHRGRLKAKMEARLQPWLARLPAAPEVREESHACS